The following are encoded together in the Tepidiforma bonchosmolovskayae genome:
- a CDS encoding biotin--[acetyl-CoA-carboxylase] ligase translates to MTASLPPFDFARFQSLLTTTLIGRPLVYRPVVGSTMDLARREAAEGAVHGTAVFAEEQTAGRGRRGRTFFSPAGANIYVTFILRCSLELHRTLPVRVPVAVAEALAAVVPEAAIKWPNDIWVGGLKVCGMLIDGELEAEGPVAFPGIGINVNFDPSTAQPDLQRIATSLAAVLGRPVDREALFARLCNELERTLAAPAADVLARYRERNLVLGRRVHVSPVGGAPFEALAVDLDDAGALVVERDSGVRETVTAADVTVRPVAT, encoded by the coding sequence ATGACTGCTTCACTCCCGCCCTTCGATTTCGCCCGCTTTCAGTCCCTGCTGACCACGACGCTCATCGGCCGGCCGCTCGTCTACCGCCCCGTCGTCGGCTCGACCATGGACCTTGCCCGCCGCGAGGCCGCCGAAGGCGCCGTACACGGCACCGCCGTCTTCGCCGAAGAGCAGACCGCCGGCCGCGGCCGGCGCGGCCGCACCTTCTTCAGCCCCGCCGGCGCGAACATCTACGTCACCTTCATCCTCCGCTGCAGCCTCGAACTCCACCGGACCCTCCCGGTCCGCGTCCCGGTCGCGGTGGCGGAAGCCCTCGCCGCGGTCGTACCCGAAGCGGCGATCAAATGGCCGAACGACATCTGGGTCGGCGGCCTCAAGGTCTGTGGCATGCTCATCGACGGCGAGCTCGAAGCGGAGGGCCCCGTTGCGTTCCCCGGGATCGGCATCAACGTAAACTTTGACCCCTCGACAGCCCAGCCCGACCTCCAGCGTATTGCTACGTCGCTCGCCGCCGTCCTCGGCCGGCCGGTCGACCGTGAGGCGCTGTTCGCCCGCCTCTGCAACGAACTCGAACGGACCCTTGCAGCGCCCGCCGCTGACGTCCTCGCCCGCTACCGGGAGCGCAACCTCGTTCTCGGCCGGCGCGTTCATGTCAGCCCCGTCGGCGGAGCCCCATTCGAGGCCCTTGCCGTCGACCTCGACGACGCTGGCGCACTGGTCGTCGAGCGCGACTCAGGTGTCCGCGAGACCGTCACCGCCGCCGATGTCACCGTGCGGCCGGTCGCGACATGA
- the hisE gene encoding phosphoribosyl-ATP diphosphatase, with protein sequence MPEGSGTAALLAQGPHAIGKKLVEEAAEAWMAARYESREALAGELAQVLYYVACMMAAADLTLDEVYRTL encoded by the coding sequence ATGCCCGAAGGATCCGGCACCGCCGCACTCCTCGCGCAGGGGCCGCACGCCATCGGGAAGAAGCTCGTCGAAGAAGCTGCCGAAGCATGGATGGCCGCCCGCTACGAATCGCGCGAGGCGCTCGCCGGGGAGCTCGCGCAGGTGCTCTACTACGTCGCCTGTATGATGGCCGCCGCCGACCTCACGCTCGATGAGGTGTACCGCACCCTGTGA
- the hisG gene encoding ATP phosphoribosyltransferase codes for MIKVALPNKGVLFQPTLDLLASCGYRVGKSGSQLSAFDPENDVEFYFLRPGDIPVYVANGILDAGITGKDLAAERGHCPELLLDLNYGDSRLCAAVPAASPVRTLDDVAGLRIATSFPNIVRQYFRGRDLKLIELEGAVEISVALGIAEAVVDVVDTGTTLRQAGLRIVGEPLFVSNAALYAHPDRADHPPVRVLRSRIEGRLVALDYMMVEYDCPGTILQRACEITPGLESPTITQLQREGWYSVKAMVRRKEAHRIMDELSSIGCRGILLTNIESARI; via the coding sequence GTGATCAAGGTCGCCCTCCCCAACAAAGGTGTCCTCTTCCAGCCAACGCTCGACCTGCTGGCGTCGTGCGGGTACCGGGTCGGCAAGAGCGGCAGCCAGCTCTCCGCTTTCGATCCCGAGAACGACGTCGAGTTCTACTTCCTCCGGCCCGGGGATATCCCTGTCTATGTCGCCAACGGCATCCTCGATGCCGGCATCACCGGAAAAGACCTCGCCGCCGAGCGGGGCCACTGCCCTGAGCTCCTCCTCGACCTCAACTACGGCGATTCGCGCCTCTGTGCGGCTGTGCCCGCGGCTTCGCCCGTCCGCACCCTCGACGATGTCGCCGGTCTCCGCATCGCGACCTCCTTCCCGAATATCGTCCGGCAGTACTTCCGCGGCCGCGACCTGAAGCTCATCGAACTCGAAGGCGCGGTTGAAATCTCCGTTGCGCTCGGCATCGCCGAAGCTGTCGTCGATGTCGTCGATACCGGCACCACCCTCCGGCAGGCCGGTCTCCGCATCGTGGGCGAACCGCTCTTCGTCTCGAATGCCGCCCTGTACGCCCACCCTGACCGCGCCGACCACCCGCCGGTCCGGGTGCTCCGCAGCCGAATCGAGGGACGTCTGGTCGCCCTCGATTACATGATGGTTGAGTACGACTGCCCGGGGACGATCCTCCAGCGCGCCTGCGAAATCACCCCCGGCCTCGAATCCCCCACCATCACGCAGCTCCAGCGCGAAGGCTGGTACTCGGTCAAGGCCATGGTCCGTCGCAAGGAGGCCCACCGCATCATGGACGAACTCTCCAGCATCGGCTGCCGCGGCATCCTCCTGACGAACATCGAGAGCGCCCGCATCTGA